One genomic segment of Natrononativus amylolyticus includes these proteins:
- a CDS encoding thioredoxin domain-containing protein gives MTASDPTARNRLEDEQSPYLRQHADNPVNWQPWDEAALEAARELDRPIFLSIGYSACHWCHVMEEESFADEEVAEVLNEGFVPIKVDREERPDVDSIYMTVCQLVTGRGGWPLSAWLTPQGKPFYVGTYFPKRSKRGMPGFLEILENIQNSWENDREEVENRAEQWTAAARDRLEETPDTVGAPEPPTGEVLESAAEAALRSSDRKYGGFGTDGPKFPQPARLHLLGRAYQRTGREAYLEVVSESLDAMVDGGLYDHVGGGFHRYCVDRDWTVPHFEKMLYDNAEIPRALLAGYQLTGEARYARAVEETLEFVSRELTHDDGGFFSTLDAQSEDPETGEREEGAFFVWTPEEVRDVLEDETDAELFCARYDVTESGNFEGRNQPNLDASISELTAEFDLEEHEVEERLEAARGRLFEAREKRPRPRRDEKVLAGWNGLMISAFAEAAVVLDEDAYAEAAVDALEFVRDHLWDAGESQLSRRYKDGDVAIRGYLEDYAFLARGAFDCYEATGDVSHLAFATELARLIEEEFWDPERRTLYFTPESGESLVTRPQELDDSSTPSSMGVALEVLLALDSFTGSDFEGIVESVLETHANRLDANPLQHTSLCLAADRLEAGPLEVTIAADEVPREWRAAFGERYQPDRLFAPRPPTEAGLESWLAELDLESAPPIWAGREARDGEPTLYVCRDRTCSPPVHEVGEALEWLGER, from the coding sequence ATGACCGCGAGCGATCCCACCGCCAGAAACCGCCTCGAGGACGAACAGAGTCCCTATCTGCGCCAGCACGCGGACAATCCCGTCAACTGGCAGCCCTGGGACGAGGCGGCGCTCGAGGCCGCCCGCGAACTCGACCGGCCGATCTTCCTCTCGATCGGCTACTCGGCGTGTCACTGGTGTCACGTGATGGAAGAGGAGAGCTTCGCCGACGAGGAGGTCGCCGAGGTGCTGAACGAGGGCTTCGTCCCCATCAAGGTCGACCGGGAGGAGCGCCCGGACGTGGACAGCATCTACATGACCGTCTGCCAGCTGGTGACGGGGCGGGGCGGCTGGCCCCTCTCCGCCTGGCTCACACCCCAGGGCAAACCGTTCTACGTCGGGACCTACTTCCCCAAACGCTCGAAGCGGGGAATGCCCGGCTTCCTCGAGATCCTCGAGAACATCCAAAACTCCTGGGAAAACGACCGCGAGGAGGTCGAGAACCGGGCCGAGCAGTGGACCGCCGCGGCGCGGGATCGCCTCGAGGAAACACCCGACACGGTGGGGGCCCCAGAGCCGCCGACGGGCGAAGTGCTCGAGTCGGCTGCGGAGGCTGCCCTGCGGAGTTCGGACCGCAAATACGGCGGCTTCGGGACGGACGGACCGAAGTTCCCCCAGCCAGCCAGACTCCACCTGCTCGGGCGAGCGTACCAGCGGACGGGCCGGGAGGCGTATCTCGAGGTCGTCAGCGAGTCGCTCGACGCGATGGTCGACGGCGGCCTCTACGACCACGTCGGCGGCGGCTTCCACCGCTACTGCGTCGACCGCGACTGGACGGTCCCCCACTTCGAGAAGATGCTGTACGACAACGCCGAGATTCCGCGGGCGCTGCTCGCGGGCTACCAGCTCACCGGCGAGGCGCGATACGCGAGGGCTGTCGAGGAAACACTCGAGTTCGTCTCCCGCGAGCTGACCCACGACGATGGTGGGTTCTTCAGCACGCTCGACGCCCAGAGCGAGGACCCCGAAACGGGCGAGCGCGAAGAGGGCGCGTTCTTCGTCTGGACGCCGGAAGAGGTTCGGGACGTACTCGAGGACGAGACCGACGCCGAGCTGTTCTGTGCTCGCTACGACGTTACGGAGTCGGGCAACTTCGAGGGCAGGAACCAGCCGAACCTCGACGCCTCGATTTCCGAACTGACAGCGGAGTTCGACCTCGAGGAGCACGAGGTCGAAGAGCGACTCGAAGCAGCCCGCGGGCGGCTGTTCGAGGCCCGCGAGAAACGGCCTCGGCCACGGCGGGACGAAAAGGTGCTCGCGGGCTGGAACGGGCTGATGATCTCGGCGTTCGCCGAGGCGGCGGTCGTGCTGGACGAGGACGCCTACGCCGAGGCCGCGGTGGACGCCCTCGAGTTCGTTCGCGACCACCTGTGGGACGCCGGTGAGTCGCAGCTCTCGCGGCGGTACAAAGACGGAGACGTGGCGATCCGGGGGTATCTCGAGGACTACGCCTTCCTCGCCCGCGGCGCGTTCGACTGCTACGAGGCCACCGGCGACGTCTCCCACCTCGCGTTCGCCACCGAGCTCGCTCGCCTCATCGAAGAGGAGTTCTGGGACCCGGAGCGGAGAACGCTGTACTTCACGCCCGAGAGCGGCGAGTCGTTGGTGACCCGACCCCAGGAACTCGACGACAGTTCGACGCCCTCCTCGATGGGGGTCGCCCTCGAGGTCCTGCTCGCGCTCGACTCGTTCACCGGGAGTGACTTCGAGGGCATCGTCGAATCCGTCCTCGAGACCCACGCGAACCGCCTCGACGCGAACCCGCTCCAACACACCTCGCTCTGTCTCGCCGCGGATCGTCTCGAGGCGGGGCCGCTCGAGGTCACCATCGCCGCAGACGAAGTTCCGCGCGAGTGGCGGGCGGCGTTCGGCGAGCGCTACCAGCCCGACCGGCTGTTCGCGCCGCGACCGCCGACGGAGGCGGGACTCGAGTCCTGGCTCGCGGAGTTGGACCTCGAGTCGGCGCCGCCGATCTGGGCCGGCCGGGAGGCGAGGGACGGCGAGCCGACGCTGTACGTCTGCCGGGATCGGACGTGCTCGCCGCCGGTTCACGAGGTCGGGGAGGCGCTCGAGTGGCTCGGAGAACGATAG